Proteins from one Nerophis lumbriciformis linkage group LG08, RoL_Nlum_v2.1, whole genome shotgun sequence genomic window:
- the LOC133611191 gene encoding uncharacterized protein: protein MGKPSKTPTSKRIRPEDSPGHVSPPGTNFTDILDSIDKRLTCLDGRLALVEVLHKEFQAIRESLEFGQQQVISLAKENAALRESVKSLTDGVTQLTRENRSMKETMLDLQARSMRDNLVFAGIPEKTEEDPEETIKSFMEHQLKLPADTIRNITFHRVHRLGAKKPENRRPRPIVAKFEHFKQKERVRNQGRELKGSNFSINDQFPKEILDRRRHLFPLRKKFITEGCRAVIAVDKLFINGQLYRDPEATPWLYY from the coding sequence ATGGGGAAACCATCTAAGACGCCAACGTCTAAAAGAATCCGCCCGGAGGACTCACCTGGCCATGTGTCACCACCGGGCACAAACTTCACCGACATCCTGGATTCCATCGACAAAAGGCTGACTTGTTTGGATGGCCGCCTCGCACTTGTCGAGGTTCTCCACAAGGAATTCCAAGCCATCCGAGAGAGTTTGGAATTCGGACAACAGCAGGTCATTTCTCTCGCCAAGGAGAACGCCGCTCTTCGTGAGTCCGTAAAATCCCTCACCGACGGAGTGACGCAACTCACTCGAGAAAACAGGAGCATGAAGGAGACGATGTTGGACCTCCAGGCGAGAAGCATGAGGGACAATCTGGTCTTCGCGGGAATACCGGAAAAGACCGAGGAAGATCCAGAGGAAACCATCAAGTCCTTCATGGAACACCAGCTCAAGCTTCCAGCGGACACCATCAGGAACATCACCTTCCATCGCGTCCACCGGCTTGGAGCCAAAAAGCCGGAGAACAGGAGGCCGAGACCCATCGTGGCCAAATTCGAACACTTCAAGCAGAAGGAGCGGGTGAGGAACCAGGGCCGAGAGCTGAAAGGATCCAACTTCAGCATCAACGACCAGTTTCCAAAGGAAATTCTCGACAGGCGCCGCCATCTGTTCCCGCTTCGCAAGAAGTTTATCACCGAAGGATGCCGTGCAGTCATCGCGGTGGATAAACTTTTCATCAACGGCCAACTTTACCGTGATCCAGAAGCCACGCCGTGGCTGTATTATTAG